A stretch of Corallococcus macrosporus DNA encodes these proteins:
- a CDS encoding fused DSP-PTPase phosphatase/NAD kinase-like protein gives MSESLLRSVHHVPGVRGFVRKQVLRVVARGVEWTTKLPGKRALNVSQVNAWLHVGGSVSRARYGELKARGITCVIDLRAERSDDREALAALGIELLNLPVTDRYPPSVEQLSQGVRWALPRLDAGGVLYAHCEHGVGRGPLMGLAVMVARGWDAPEAYRTVRKARWQATLNDRQLRGLADFVAAWTGVPEQAA, from the coding sequence GTGAGCGAGTCGTTGCTGCGGTCGGTGCATCACGTCCCCGGGGTCCGGGGGTTCGTGCGCAAGCAGGTGCTGCGGGTGGTGGCGCGAGGGGTGGAGTGGACCACCAAGCTCCCCGGCAAGCGCGCCCTCAACGTGTCCCAGGTGAATGCGTGGCTGCACGTGGGCGGCAGCGTGTCCCGCGCGCGCTACGGCGAATTGAAGGCCCGGGGCATCACCTGCGTCATCGACCTGCGCGCGGAGCGCAGTGACGACCGCGAGGCGCTGGCGGCGCTGGGCATCGAACTGCTGAACCTGCCGGTGACGGACCGCTATCCGCCGTCGGTGGAGCAGCTGTCGCAGGGCGTGCGCTGGGCGCTGCCCAGGCTGGACGCGGGCGGCGTGCTGTACGCGCACTGCGAGCACGGCGTGGGCCGCGGGCCGCTGATGGGGCTGGCGGTGATGGTGGCCCGGGGCTGGGACGCGCCGGAGGCGTACCGGACGGTGCGAAAGGCGCGCTGGCAGGCGACGCTGAACGACCGGCAGCTGCGGGGACTCGCGGACTTCGTGGCCGCGTGGACGGGCGTGCCGGAGCAGGCCGCGTAG
- a CDS encoding GtrA family protein, whose amino-acid sequence MHDNVLALLSGDLSPSARIWTALAPALFAVAYFLVGLVLFCIRCAIKGIPRDAETLTRGKSVLVGFFLRHYFFWVIQPLWRVLLRSGLPANALSMLSGLLGVSSGVAVAAGRFALGGWLFLFAGVLDVMDGRVARTRKEANPAGAALDSVLDRYVDSAILMGLAWYYRDTWVLLPALGALMGSSLVPYVRAKGEGLGVSVRDGAMQRLERVLFLGVGTALSPILEALFWPEQKHPMHWLAVAGLVFVAVLSNVTAVSRFRTLVRALTPKKPVQPRSGVALFGFNAAAGAIATAVDFVAVLGMVEWGGMSPVWATVAGCVLGGVVNYSINRVITFRSRGAVAPQLARYTLVSATSALLNAGGVALLTLHPQLAYTLGWWVVRGVVYFAWNLPLQRDYVFNDNASGELLEQRPHAA is encoded by the coding sequence GTGCATGACAACGTCCTGGCATTGCTGAGCGGAGACCTGTCCCCCTCGGCGCGCATCTGGACCGCCCTGGCGCCCGCGCTCTTCGCGGTCGCCTACTTCCTCGTGGGGCTGGTGCTGTTCTGTATCCGGTGCGCCATCAAGGGCATCCCGAGGGACGCGGAGACGCTGACGCGCGGCAAGTCGGTGCTGGTGGGCTTCTTCCTGCGCCACTACTTCTTCTGGGTCATCCAGCCGCTGTGGCGGGTGCTCCTGCGCTCGGGGCTGCCGGCCAACGCGCTGTCCATGCTGTCGGGCCTCTTGGGCGTGTCGTCCGGCGTGGCGGTGGCGGCGGGCCGCTTCGCGCTGGGCGGCTGGCTGTTCCTCTTCGCGGGCGTGCTGGACGTGATGGACGGCCGCGTGGCGCGCACCCGCAAGGAGGCCAACCCCGCGGGCGCGGCGCTGGACTCCGTGCTGGACCGCTACGTGGACTCGGCCATCCTCATGGGCCTGGCCTGGTACTACCGGGACACCTGGGTGCTGTTGCCCGCGCTGGGGGCGCTGATGGGCTCCTCGCTGGTGCCGTACGTGCGCGCCAAGGGCGAGGGCCTGGGCGTGAGCGTGCGCGACGGCGCGATGCAGCGGCTGGAGCGGGTGCTGTTCCTGGGCGTGGGCACGGCGCTGTCGCCCATCCTGGAGGCGCTGTTCTGGCCGGAGCAGAAGCACCCCATGCACTGGCTGGCGGTGGCGGGCCTCGTCTTCGTGGCCGTGCTGAGCAACGTCACGGCGGTGTCGCGCTTCCGCACGCTGGTGCGGGCGCTGACGCCGAAGAAGCCGGTGCAGCCGCGCTCGGGCGTGGCGCTGTTCGGCTTCAACGCGGCGGCGGGCGCCATCGCCACGGCGGTGGACTTCGTCGCGGTGCTGGGCATGGTGGAGTGGGGGGGCATGTCTCCTGTGTGGGCCACGGTGGCCGGCTGCGTGCTGGGCGGCGTGGTGAACTACTCCATCAACCGGGTCATCACCTTCCGCAGCCGGGGCGCGGTGGCGCCGCAGTTGGCGCGCTACACGCTGGTGAGCGCGACCAGCGCGCTGCTCAACGCGGGCGGCGTGGCGCTGCTCACGCTGCACCCGCAGCTGGCGTACACGCTGGGCTGGTGGGTGGTGCGCGGGGTGGTCTACTTCGCGTGGAACCTGCCGCTGCAGCGCGACTACGTCTTCAACGACAACGCCTCGGGTGAGCTCCTGGAGCAGCGGCCCCATGCGGCGTGA
- a CDS encoding phosphatase PAP2 family protein, with protein sequence MTSRSPDKNASAFKWLVTVLAMGHFALVVSTGRVRWEHVAADLLLVVLAHAGAGPRRFLRGAFPLWLTGMILDSQALWLGVRGTIHTGDLWNLEKLLFPAPGGTHWPEWWSRHPNTLLDLLCGFAYAAYIYEVFLVALWFFFKKDARFEQLCWAFFVVNAIGVVVYVLYPAAPPWYVLKYGPGLANLAAPPSPAGTARFDAFFGIHYFANFYARNPNVFGAMPSLHAAYPLMMVLVLWHKGPAWRVGTGLFALLVAFSAVYLTHHYVLDVLAGVTAAVVAFVVVRAVFARRALGSPSVAPVTLPSGGNTRA encoded by the coding sequence ATGACCTCCCGCTCGCCCGATAAGAACGCCTCCGCGTTCAAGTGGCTCGTCACCGTCCTGGCGATGGGCCACTTCGCGTTGGTGGTCTCCACCGGTCGGGTCCGGTGGGAGCACGTCGCGGCGGACCTGCTGCTGGTGGTGCTGGCGCATGCCGGCGCCGGCCCGCGGCGGTTCCTCCGCGGCGCGTTCCCGCTGTGGCTGACCGGCATGATTTTGGACAGCCAGGCGCTGTGGCTGGGGGTGCGCGGCACCATCCACACCGGCGACCTGTGGAACCTGGAGAAGCTGCTGTTCCCCGCGCCGGGCGGCACGCACTGGCCCGAGTGGTGGTCGCGCCACCCGAACACGTTGCTGGACCTGCTGTGCGGCTTCGCCTACGCGGCCTACATCTACGAGGTCTTCCTCGTGGCGCTGTGGTTCTTCTTCAAGAAGGACGCGCGCTTCGAGCAGCTCTGCTGGGCCTTCTTCGTGGTGAACGCCATTGGCGTGGTCGTCTACGTCCTCTACCCCGCGGCGCCCCCCTGGTACGTCCTGAAGTACGGGCCGGGGCTCGCGAACCTGGCGGCGCCGCCCAGTCCGGCGGGCACCGCGCGCTTCGATGCCTTCTTCGGCATCCACTACTTCGCGAACTTCTACGCCCGCAACCCCAACGTCTTCGGGGCCATGCCGTCGCTGCACGCGGCCTATCCGCTGATGATGGTGCTCGTGCTGTGGCACAAGGGCCCCGCCTGGCGGGTGGGCACCGGTCTGTTCGCGCTGCTCGTCGCCTTTTCCGCTGTCTACCTCACGCACCACTACGTGCTCGACGTGCTCGCGGGAGTCACCGCGGCGGTCGTGGCCTTCGTCGTCGTGAGGGCTGTCTTCGCAAGACGGGCCCTGGGTTCGCCCTCCGTGGCGCCCGTGACCCTGCCGTCTGGAGGAAACACCCGTGCATGA
- a CDS encoding sterol desaturase family protein produces MFENAFMEAASKLHPAVPVLLYGPLTVGLLGWSLARGRTTVGMSVLFVPLGLLTWILMEYGIHRFAFHWEGKGPLTRRVHEIAHGYHHKYPDDAQRLVMPLIVTVPLSSLIGGLLWWVGHPVQMIPYFVGIVWGYVTYDTLHWATHHRTPRTAWGKALRAHHMAHHFATPDRNFGISNRWMDTLMGSGGRAPKRSGKDASGEETRSGVKA; encoded by the coding sequence ATGTTCGAGAATGCCTTCATGGAGGCGGCCTCCAAGCTGCACCCCGCGGTGCCGGTCCTCCTCTACGGCCCGCTCACGGTGGGCCTGCTCGGGTGGAGCCTGGCGAGGGGACGGACGACGGTGGGGATGAGCGTGCTCTTCGTCCCGCTGGGGCTGCTGACGTGGATCCTCATGGAGTACGGCATCCACCGGTTCGCCTTCCACTGGGAGGGCAAAGGCCCGCTCACCCGGCGGGTGCATGAGATTGCCCACGGCTACCATCACAAGTACCCGGACGACGCCCAGCGACTGGTGATGCCGCTCATCGTCACCGTCCCGCTGTCGTCCCTCATTGGCGGGCTGCTGTGGTGGGTGGGCCACCCGGTGCAGATGATTCCGTACTTCGTGGGCATCGTCTGGGGCTACGTGACCTACGACACCCTCCATTGGGCCACGCACCACCGCACGCCGCGCACGGCCTGGGGCAAGGCGCTGCGCGCGCACCACATGGCGCACCACTTCGCGACGCCGGACCGCAACTTCGGCATCAGCAACAGGTGGATGGACACCCTGATGGGCAGCGGTGGACGGGCCCCCAAGCGCTCCGGGAAGGATGCGTCAGGCGAGGAGACCCGCTCCGGCGTGAAGGCGTGA
- a CDS encoding DUF1360 domain-containing protein: MKALQETGPFEGYDLEQTHPLGSYALLLGTFSTTVLGFLGWMGASGRSLPERFSGADLALLGAATHVVTRVVAADKVTAVVRAPFTQFKGNASAGEVSEKARGTGFRRVMGELLDCPFCLSPWVAASFLMSATLRPRQTRFVASIFALSGASFYLHRAYEWLGESLHRTRSQAQMLAKRQQRQADADAEVQLPGRGPQVVEPGRAPIPSPS, encoded by the coding sequence ATGAAAGCGCTTCAGGAGACGGGGCCGTTCGAAGGCTATGACTTGGAGCAGACCCACCCGCTGGGCTCGTACGCCCTCTTGCTGGGGACCTTCAGCACGACGGTGCTGGGCTTCCTGGGCTGGATGGGGGCATCGGGGCGGAGCCTGCCCGAGCGGTTCAGCGGCGCGGACCTCGCGTTGCTGGGCGCCGCCACGCACGTCGTCACCCGGGTGGTGGCGGCGGACAAGGTCACGGCGGTGGTGCGCGCCCCGTTCACGCAGTTCAAGGGCAACGCCAGCGCGGGCGAGGTGAGCGAGAAGGCCCGGGGCACGGGATTCCGCCGCGTGATGGGTGAGCTGCTGGACTGCCCCTTCTGCCTGAGCCCGTGGGTGGCCGCGTCCTTCCTGATGTCCGCCACGCTGCGGCCCCGTCAGACGCGGTTCGTGGCCTCCATCTTCGCGCTGAGCGGCGCGTCCTTCTACCTGCACCGCGCCTATGAGTGGCTGGGCGAGAGCCTGCACCGCACCCGTTCGCAGGCGCAGATGCTGGCGAAGCGTCAGCAGCGCCAGGCCGACGCCGATGCCGAGGTTCAGCTGCCCGGCCGTGGGCCGCAGGTCGTGGAGCCGGGCCGCGCGCCCATCCCGTCCCCGAGCTGA
- a CDS encoding GIN domain-containing protein, producing the protein MWNRLGMAALGAGLMSGCYFTDEQQGDGNTVTQTRAVTDFLTVENRGSLEVVVREGEAPDVKVTLDENLQHRVRTFVSPGSTLVIETDGSFEPRGAARVEILVPRMVGATQDGSGSVRVEGFEHVKEDVKLVAKGSGSLSFCGGVRTLEAKLSGSGNMELCSAGEGLAEWGDLVQTGSGDLKWAGSAKHVRARVDGSGFMTLTGVTNRLDAWLDGSGGIGASGLKAVDVNLTSRGAGTMTAYVDGGGAAITLDSSGNVDLYGHALSTQVRVTGSGRVNWH; encoded by the coding sequence ATGTGGAACCGTTTGGGGATGGCCGCGCTCGGCGCGGGCCTGATGTCCGGCTGCTACTTCACCGACGAGCAGCAGGGGGATGGCAACACCGTCACGCAGACGCGCGCGGTGACGGACTTCCTCACCGTGGAGAACCGGGGCTCGCTGGAGGTGGTGGTGCGCGAGGGCGAGGCGCCGGACGTGAAGGTCACGCTGGATGAGAACCTCCAGCACCGCGTGCGCACCTTCGTGTCGCCGGGCAGCACGCTCGTCATCGAGACGGACGGCTCGTTCGAGCCCCGGGGCGCGGCGCGGGTCGAAATCCTCGTGCCGCGCATGGTGGGCGCGACACAGGACGGCTCCGGCTCCGTGCGCGTGGAGGGCTTCGAGCACGTGAAGGAGGACGTGAAGCTGGTGGCGAAGGGCTCCGGCTCGCTGAGCTTCTGCGGCGGCGTGCGCACCCTGGAGGCCAAGCTCAGCGGCTCCGGCAACATGGAGCTGTGCTCGGCCGGTGAGGGCCTGGCGGAGTGGGGGGACCTGGTGCAGACGGGCTCCGGGGACCTGAAGTGGGCGGGCTCCGCGAAGCACGTGCGCGCCCGGGTGGATGGCTCCGGCTTCATGACGCTCACGGGAGTCACCAACCGGCTCGATGCCTGGCTGGACGGCAGCGGTGGCATCGGAGCGTCGGGCCTCAAGGCCGTTGACGTGAACCTCACGTCGCGGGGCGCGGGGACCATGACCGCGTACGTGGACGGGGGCGGGGCGGCCATCACGCTCGACTCGTCGGGGAACGTGGACCTGTACGGCCACGCGCTGTCCACGCAGGTCCGCGTCACCGGCAGCGGCCGGGTCAACTGGCACTGA
- a CDS encoding inositol-3-phosphate synthase, with amino-acid sequence MENKKKVAKPEGKLAVLIPGLGAVSTTLMAGVELARQGKGAPIGSLTQMGTARLGKRTDGRTVKLNELVPLATLDDVVFGAWDIISEDAYQVAVRSGVLSDKHLEQVKPFLQGIKPKPGVHDPEFVRRITANHIKATKTHRESIEALRQDIRDFKKELNAKRAVMVVCSSVETFRPLPEAFQTLANFEKALDANSTDINPTALYTYAAIKEGVPFANGTPNAAVDTPALQELAKLEGVPVAGRDLKSGQTMMKTVIAPALKARMLGLEGWFSTNILGNRDGEVLDDPAAFKAKEVTKSSVLDTILQPDLYPELYNKYSHKVSIHYYPPRGDAKEGWDNIDITGWLGYPMQIKVNFLCRDSILAAPLVLDIALFMDLAKRLEWRGIQEWMSFYFKSPMAHPGLPVEHDLFIQLTKLKNTLRVVAGEEPITHLGMDYYGDDLPLAR; translated from the coding sequence ATGGAGAACAAGAAGAAGGTCGCGAAGCCCGAGGGCAAGCTGGCGGTGCTCATCCCGGGCCTGGGCGCTGTTTCCACCACGCTGATGGCGGGTGTGGAGCTGGCGCGGCAGGGCAAGGGCGCCCCCATCGGCTCGCTCACGCAGATGGGCACCGCCCGTCTGGGCAAGCGCACCGACGGCCGCACCGTGAAGCTCAATGAGCTGGTGCCGCTCGCCACGCTGGACGACGTCGTGTTCGGCGCGTGGGACATCATCAGCGAGGACGCCTACCAGGTGGCCGTGCGCTCGGGCGTGCTGAGCGACAAGCACCTGGAGCAGGTGAAGCCCTTCCTCCAGGGCATCAAGCCCAAGCCGGGCGTGCACGACCCGGAGTTCGTGCGCCGCATCACCGCGAACCACATCAAGGCCACCAAGACGCACCGCGAGAGCATCGAAGCGCTGCGCCAGGACATCCGGGACTTCAAGAAGGAGCTCAACGCCAAGCGCGCCGTGATGGTGGTGTGCAGCAGCGTGGAGACCTTCCGCCCGCTGCCGGAGGCCTTCCAGACGCTGGCCAACTTCGAGAAGGCGCTGGACGCCAACAGCACGGACATCAACCCGACGGCGCTCTACACCTACGCGGCCATCAAGGAAGGCGTGCCCTTCGCGAACGGCACGCCGAACGCCGCGGTGGACACGCCCGCGCTGCAGGAGCTGGCGAAGCTGGAGGGCGTGCCCGTGGCGGGCCGTGACCTCAAGAGCGGCCAGACGATGATGAAGACGGTCATCGCGCCCGCGCTCAAGGCGCGCATGCTGGGCCTGGAGGGCTGGTTCTCCACCAACATCCTGGGCAATCGGGATGGCGAGGTGCTGGATGATCCGGCGGCCTTCAAGGCCAAGGAAGTGACCAAGTCGAGCGTGCTCGACACCATCCTGCAGCCGGACCTGTACCCGGAGCTGTACAACAAGTACTCGCACAAGGTGTCGATCCACTACTACCCGCCCCGCGGCGACGCGAAGGAGGGCTGGGACAACATCGACATCACCGGGTGGCTGGGCTACCCGATGCAGATCAAGGTCAACTTCCTCTGCCGCGACTCCATCCTGGCGGCGCCGCTGGTGCTGGACATCGCGCTGTTCATGGACCTGGCCAAGCGGCTGGAGTGGCGCGGCATCCAGGAGTGGATGTCCTTCTACTTCAAGAGCCCCATGGCCCACCCGGGCCTGCCGGTGGAGCACGACCTGTTCATCCAGCTGACGAAGCTGAAGAACACGCTGCGCGTCGTCGCGGGCGAAGAGCCCATCACGCACCTGGGGATGGACTACTACGGGGATGACCTCCCGCTCGCCCGATAA
- a CDS encoding pyridoxamine 5'-phosphate oxidase family protein encodes MTTTTKSPQDVVEHLGKLIHGIRVAMMTTVDTDGSLRSRPMWTYDKDFDGELWFFTNDHTHKVDEVQKDHHVSLAYSDPTRDRYVSVSGRCALIHDKAKAKELWNPSLKAWFPQGLDDPNLALLRVSVEKAEYWDTPNSKMVQLVGFVKAVLTGEKYHPGDNQKLDRGAPRHN; translated from the coding sequence ATGACGACGACGACGAAGAGTCCGCAGGACGTGGTGGAACACCTGGGCAAGCTCATCCACGGCATCAGGGTCGCGATGATGACCACCGTGGACACCGACGGCAGCCTGCGCAGCCGTCCGATGTGGACCTACGACAAGGACTTCGACGGAGAGCTGTGGTTCTTCACCAACGACCACACCCACAAGGTGGACGAGGTGCAGAAGGACCACCACGTCAGCCTCGCGTACTCGGACCCCACGCGGGACAGGTACGTGTCCGTCAGCGGCCGCTGCGCGCTGATCCACGACAAGGCCAAGGCGAAGGAGCTGTGGAACCCGTCCCTCAAGGCCTGGTTCCCCCAGGGCCTGGATGATCCGAACCTCGCCCTCTTGCGCGTCTCCGTCGAGAAGGCCGAGTACTGGGATACGCCCAACAGCAAGATGGTCCAGCTGGTCGGGTTCGTGAAAGCCGTCCTCACCGGCGAGAAGTACCACCCGGGCGACAACCAGAAGCTCGACCGGGGCGCCCCCCGCCACAACTGA
- a CDS encoding zinc-dependent alcohol dehydrogenase family protein, with translation MAETMRAMVLDAPGARLRLEHRPIPEPGPEQVLLKVRACAVCRTDLHVVDGELTRPKLPLVPGHEIVATVAAAGARVEGFAPGTRVGVPWLGWSCGQCRFCRSGRENLCDTARFTGYDLDGGFAEYTVADARFCFPLPALYRDVEAAPLMCAGLIGYRSLRMAGEGGRLGLYGFGAAAHILIQVARHQGRAVYAFTREGDAKGQAFARELGAVWAGGSDTLPPEPLDAAILFAPVGALVPAALKAVDKGGVVVCGGIHMSDIPSFPYSVLWEERGVRSVANLTRQDAMDFLALAPRVPVRTEVQVFPLSAANEALQALREGRVRGAAVLDMTLME, from the coding sequence ATGGCGGAGACCATGCGGGCAATGGTGCTCGACGCACCCGGCGCGCGCCTGCGGTTGGAGCACCGGCCCATTCCCGAGCCCGGGCCGGAGCAGGTGCTGTTGAAGGTGCGGGCCTGCGCGGTGTGCCGCACCGACCTGCACGTGGTGGATGGAGAGCTGACGCGCCCGAAGCTGCCGCTGGTGCCGGGCCACGAAATCGTGGCCACGGTGGCGGCGGCGGGCGCGCGGGTGGAGGGCTTCGCTCCCGGGACCCGCGTGGGCGTGCCGTGGCTGGGGTGGAGCTGCGGGCAGTGCCGCTTCTGCCGCTCCGGCCGGGAGAACCTCTGCGACACGGCGCGCTTCACCGGCTACGACCTCGACGGAGGCTTCGCGGAGTACACCGTCGCGGATGCGCGCTTCTGCTTCCCGCTGCCCGCGCTGTACCGCGACGTGGAGGCCGCGCCGCTGATGTGCGCGGGGCTCATCGGGTATCGCAGCCTGCGCATGGCGGGGGAGGGCGGCCGGCTGGGGTTGTATGGCTTTGGCGCCGCCGCGCACATCCTCATCCAGGTGGCCCGGCACCAGGGGCGCGCGGTGTATGCCTTCACGCGCGAGGGCGACGCGAAGGGCCAGGCGTTCGCGCGCGAGCTGGGCGCGGTCTGGGCGGGCGGCTCGGACACGCTGCCGCCGGAGCCGCTGGACGCGGCCATCCTCTTCGCTCCGGTGGGCGCGCTGGTGCCCGCCGCGCTCAAGGCCGTGGACAAGGGCGGGGTGGTGGTGTGCGGCGGCATCCACATGAGTGACATCCCGTCCTTCCCCTATTCCGTGCTGTGGGAGGAGCGCGGGGTGCGCTCGGTGGCGAACCTCACGCGGCAGGACGCGATGGACTTCCTGGCGCTCGCGCCGCGCGTGCCGGTACGCACGGAGGTCCAGGTGTTCCCCCTGTCCGCCGCGAACGAGGCGCTCCAGGCCCTGCGCGAAGGGCGCGTGCGTGGGGCCGCGGTGCTGGACATGACCCTGATGGAGTAG
- a CDS encoding aldo/keto reductase — translation MSRPPPPSRREVLVAGIGAALAPSVSALAQAPAPGPRMLTRPIPSSGEALPVIGMGTWQTFDVGGAANERAPLAQVLQKFFASGARLIDSSPMYGRSEAVVGDLLKQSGQEKTPFLATKVWTRGKAEGAAQIAASLQKMGHGRMDLMQVHNLLDVDVHLPVLREMKAAKKLRYVGVTHYQRGAFDDLEKHIKGSKLDFVQLPYSLAMRDAEARLLPAAKEHGVAVLVMEPFDKGNLFRKMKGKPLPDWASEFDCTSWAQFFLKFILGHPAVNCPIPATSDPAHLEDNVKAGFGRLPDDKLRARMVKLFES, via the coding sequence ATGTCCCGTCCCCCTCCTCCTTCCCGCCGCGAGGTCCTGGTGGCGGGCATCGGCGCCGCGCTCGCGCCGTCCGTCTCCGCCCTCGCCCAGGCTCCGGCTCCAGGTCCCCGCATGCTCACCCGTCCCATCCCCAGCTCCGGTGAAGCCCTGCCCGTCATCGGCATGGGCACCTGGCAGACCTTCGACGTCGGCGGCGCCGCGAACGAACGCGCGCCCCTGGCCCAGGTCCTCCAGAAGTTCTTCGCCTCGGGGGCGCGGCTCATCGACTCCTCTCCCATGTACGGCCGCTCAGAAGCCGTCGTGGGCGACCTGCTCAAGCAGTCCGGCCAGGAGAAGACCCCGTTCCTCGCCACCAAGGTCTGGACGCGCGGCAAGGCGGAAGGGGCGGCGCAGATAGCAGCCTCCCTCCAGAAGATGGGCCACGGCCGCATGGACCTGATGCAGGTGCACAACCTGCTGGACGTGGACGTGCACCTGCCGGTGCTGCGGGAGATGAAGGCCGCGAAGAAGCTCCGCTACGTGGGCGTCACCCACTACCAGCGCGGCGCCTTCGACGACCTGGAGAAGCACATCAAGGGCAGCAAGCTGGACTTCGTGCAGCTGCCCTACTCGCTGGCGATGCGCGACGCCGAAGCGCGCCTGCTGCCCGCGGCGAAGGAGCACGGCGTCGCGGTGCTGGTCATGGAGCCGTTCGACAAGGGCAACCTCTTCCGCAAGATGAAGGGCAAGCCCCTGCCGGACTGGGCCTCGGAGTTCGACTGCACCAGTTGGGCCCAGTTCTTCCTCAAGTTCATCCTGGGCCACCCCGCCGTGAACTGCCCCATCCCCGCCACGTCCGACCCCGCCCACCTGGAGGACAACGTGAAGGCGGGCTTCGGACGGCTCCCCGACGACAAGCTGCGCGCGCGGATGGTGAAGCTCTTCGAGTCCTGA